The segment CTTGCCAGAAGACTACGCCGTCGTCATGGCTACTGATCTGGACGACTGCCAGCAGGTCTATGGCGCCATCGGGCCCGATTTGGGCATCGACCACGGTACCGGCGGGCTGCCCCGGGAGATTGGAGGCCTGCAGGGTGGCGCCGGGTGGCGGCAGGGGTGTATCCGCCGGCAGCGAGGCGCGATACATGCGCTGCTTCAAGCGTCCCAGGTAATGGGTGCGCGCCACGATCTCCTGTCCCGGATAACACCCCTTGCGAAAGTTGATCCCCCCCAGCAGGTCGAGGTTCGTCATTTGCGGCACGAAGGCCTCGGAGGTCTGCGGGCCTATCATGGGGAGGCCCGCCTGGATATCAAGCCAGGCCCAGGCGCGGGTCCCGACGCGCGTGACCTCGGGCAGGCGCGATGGCAGCGCGCGGAGCGCCGATTCCGGTCCCAGCAGCAGGTAGCGGGGTGTATGTCCCGGGATCGCTGCGACCGTGATGTCGCCCTGGGTCGCGGCCTCGGGCACGGTCGGGCTCGGGAGGCCCACGGCCGCCAGCGCCTGTGGGGCATGCGCACCGGAGAGACCCACGAGGGCCCAATCCGCGGCGACCGTGAGCTTGACCTGGGCGCGCAGGATATACATCGTCAGGCGCTTCTGGACGGCCGCCTGCAGGGCTGCGGGCAATAGCAGAAGGAGGGCATCCGGGTGGGGCACCACCCGGAACAGCGCGATCATGCGTCCCTGGGCCGTGCAGTAGGCGGCCAGCTGGCTTGTGGCGCCGAGGTTCAGGATATCGTTGCTGAACTGCCCGTGCAGGAAGGTGGCGGCGTCGGGCCCGGTGGCGCGCACGATCGCCATGTGGGTGAGCGCGCTCCAGACCGTGCCGTGCGCGGCGGCCAGGACCTCGGCGCGGCGATCGCCATAATCGGTGACGGCGCCATCCTCCAGGAGGCCGCCGGCCTCGATCAATTCCGCCTTCCATTCCCTCTGCATGACTCGCCCCCTGATATGTATTGACCTGTCAACTACTGGTATGGGTTTTCTTTTGTCTTTTCGCTCCTTTTGTCCGTAAGTCTTTGAGTCAAGGCA is part of the Acidiferrobacter thiooxydans genome and harbors:
- a CDS encoding YgfZ/GcvT domain-containing protein codes for the protein MQREWKAELIEAGGLLEDGAVTDYGDRRAEVLAAAHGTVWSALTHMAIVRATGPDAATFLHGQFSNDILNLGATSQLAAYCTAQGRMIALFRVVPHPDALLLLLPAALQAAVQKRLTMYILRAQVKLTVAADWALVGLSGAHAPQALAAVGLPSPTVPEAATQGDITVAAIPGHTPRYLLLGPESALRALPSRLPEVTRVGTRAWAWLDIQAGLPMIGPQTSEAFVPQMTNLDLLGGINFRKGCYPGQEIVARTHYLGRLKQRMYRASLPADTPLPPPGATLQASNLPGQPAGTVVDAQIGPDGAIDLLAVVQISSHDDGVVFWQDIPLTFRDLPYPLAASC